A genomic segment from Planctomycetota bacterium encodes:
- a CDS encoding flagellar biosynthetic protein FliR, with product MPVPVPDAALLVVVGPAAGAALRIAVATAVTARTACPGVPVQVVTCLVLALVLAASPALAKLATATGDGAAPLLLLLAGEAACGAVLGLIAGAALGIGGSAGSLLAGTTGLSWDDDLPAGDPQAPGLARLAWWVGAAAFFATGGVRGMVAALLDSPHTFPVGVVANGLGTGPGAGAVALLERLPGLLVELTLGLAAPALVAVVAFHFSTAICLRAVRLAPGPGLVAGVVGAALIATLLAAAPAWSGQAAAAAARFLERATT from the coding sequence ATGCCCGTCCCCGTGCCCGATGCCGCGCTGCTCGTCGTCGTCGGCCCCGCCGCGGGGGCGGCGCTGCGGATCGCCGTCGCCACGGCCGTCACGGCGCGGACCGCATGCCCTGGCGTGCCGGTCCAGGTCGTCACGTGCCTGGTACTGGCGCTGGTGCTGGCGGCATCCCCGGCGCTGGCGAAGCTCGCCACGGCGACCGGGGATGGCGCGGCGCCGCTGCTGCTGCTACTGGCCGGTGAGGCGGCCTGCGGCGCGGTGCTGGGGTTGATCGCCGGCGCGGCCCTGGGAATCGGCGGCTCCGCCGGCAGCCTGTTGGCAGGGACCACTGGCCTGTCGTGGGACGACGACCTTCCCGCCGGCGATCCACAGGCTCCCGGCCTCGCCCGGCTGGCGTGGTGGGTCGGCGCCGCTGCGTTCTTCGCGACCGGCGGCGTCCGCGGCATGGTGGCCGCGCTGCTCGACAGCCCGCACACGTTTCCGGTCGGCGTGGTGGCCAACGGCCTCGGCACCGGCCCGGGAGCCGGGGCGGTCGCACTGCTCGAGCGCCTGCCGGGATTGCTCGTCGAATTGACGCTCGGCCTGGCGGCCCCGGCCCTGGTCGCCGTGGTGGCATTCCACTTCAGCACCGCGATCTGCCTCCGCGCCGTGCGCCTCGCCCCCGGACCGGGGCTCGTCGCCGGGGTCGTCGGTGCCGCCCTGATCGCCACGCTCCTCGCCGCCGCACCCGCCTGGAGCGGCCAGGCGGCGGCCGCGGCCGCCAGGTTCCTCGAGCGCGCCACCACCTGA
- a CDS encoding tetratricopeptide repeat protein, whose amino-acid sequence MSRTSRAWRTVGTRRVRQGQGRHRRMARPAVVTCAVCAGAGAIAPATAGRYPPAPVKPLPPFVVPLVTSALIGPMVGCRFIPRVGPAPAAVANSRRLANEGLAAADRQQYDEAEALLDRAVKSCPADVEARRHYAEVLWERGERLAAVQQITTALGQSPGDADLCVVGARMYTEMGLLEDADRLAREAARTAPQMAAAWRVRGQVALARGNDREALAAFHRGLALAPDDRPLLLDTAEVYRRLGQPRRVLSTLAILGETYGADRVPPEVLVLEGAAQESLGRTADAVASYRRALDAAGTEGSPQAAARLAALLTPPSSAVAASPDPATTRR is encoded by the coding sequence ATGTCGAGGACCAGCCGGGCATGGCGGACGGTTGGTACGCGGCGCGTCCGCCAGGGGCAAGGGCGTCATCGACGCATGGCCAGACCGGCCGTGGTGACCTGCGCAGTCTGCGCCGGTGCCGGAGCGATTGCCCCCGCAACGGCCGGCCGCTATCCTCCCGCCCCCGTGAAGCCCCTCCCGCCGTTCGTCGTGCCTCTGGTGACCTCCGCCCTCATCGGGCCGATGGTCGGGTGCCGCTTCATCCCCCGTGTCGGCCCGGCGCCGGCGGCCGTGGCGAACTCGCGGCGTTTGGCCAACGAAGGCCTCGCCGCCGCCGATCGGCAGCAGTACGACGAGGCCGAGGCCCTGCTCGACCGCGCCGTCAAGAGCTGCCCGGCCGACGTCGAGGCCCGCCGGCACTACGCCGAGGTCCTGTGGGAACGTGGCGAACGCCTCGCGGCGGTCCAGCAGATCACCACGGCGCTGGGGCAGAGCCCGGGTGACGCCGATTTGTGCGTCGTCGGGGCGCGGATGTACACCGAAATGGGGCTGCTGGAGGATGCCGACCGGCTCGCGCGCGAGGCGGCTCGCACCGCCCCGCAGATGGCGGCGGCGTGGCGCGTGCGCGGCCAGGTGGCACTGGCACGCGGCAACGATCGCGAGGCGCTGGCCGCGTTCCACCGAGGGTTGGCGCTCGCGCCCGACGACCGGCCGTTGCTCCTCGACACCGCCGAGGTCTACCGCCGGCTCGGCCAGCCGCGCCGCGTCCTCTCGACCCTCGCGATCCTCGGCGAGACCTACGGTGCCGACCGCGTGCCCCCCGAAGTCCTCGTCTTGGAAGGGGCGGCCCAAGAGTCGTTGGGGCGCACCGCCGACGCGGTCGCGAGTTACCGCCGCGCCCTCGACGCGGCGGGAACGGAGGGATCACCGCAGGCGGCGGCCCGGCTCGCCGCCCTCCTCACGCCCCCCTCGTCGGCGGTCGCGGCGTCACCCGACCCGGCCACGACCCGGCGTTGA
- a CDS encoding flagellar biosynthetic protein FliP, giving the protein MTRGRRATGWRCAVAVALALWPIAAVRGDGAGSDPAAVRAIPMDTAAAPADPAPLTLLTRLLGGRSLDASVSAAVALGVMSLAPAVLLMTTSFVRISIVLALVRQGLGTPQLPSNQILASLALFLAALVVWPVWRQAWDDGVVPYQEGRLELAAAVDQGSLPVRRWMAGQIEEAGNRDTMLLFLERHPSHGAAVRTYDDVPLESLLPAYLVSELDVAFRIGFRLLVPFLVIDLLVAVLVVSSGLITLPPPAVALPLKLMVFVMADGWSLIVRTLLDGLQNAG; this is encoded by the coding sequence ATGACCCGCGGGCGCCGGGCGACGGGATGGCGCTGTGCGGTCGCCGTGGCGCTGGCTCTCTGGCCCATCGCCGCAGTCCGCGGCGACGGCGCTGGCAGCGACCCGGCCGCGGTCCGGGCCATACCGATGGACACCGCCGCCGCGCCGGCCGATCCGGCGCCATTGACACTGCTGACGCGGCTGCTCGGCGGCCGGTCGCTCGACGCCTCGGTGTCGGCCGCGGTCGCGCTGGGGGTGATGAGCCTCGCGCCGGCGGTGCTGCTGATGACGACGTCGTTCGTGCGGATCTCGATCGTGCTGGCGCTGGTCCGGCAGGGGCTCGGCACCCCGCAACTCCCCTCCAACCAGATCCTCGCCAGCCTCGCGCTGTTCCTCGCGGCGCTGGTGGTCTGGCCGGTGTGGCGGCAGGCCTGGGACGACGGCGTGGTGCCCTACCAGGAGGGACGGCTGGAGCTGGCGGCCGCGGTCGACCAGGGCAGCCTCCCGGTGCGCCGGTGGATGGCGGGCCAGATCGAGGAGGCGGGCAACCGCGACACGATGCTCCTGTTCCTCGAGCGCCACCCGTCGCACGGCGCCGCGGTACGGACGTACGACGACGTGCCGCTGGAGAGCCTGCTGCCGGCGTACCTCGTCAGCGAGCTCGACGTCGCCTTCCGGATCGGGTTCCGCCTGCTCGTTCCGTTTCTGGTGATCGACCTGCTCGTCGCGGTGCTCGTGGTGTCGAGCGGGTTGATCACGCTGCCACCGCCGGCGGTGGCATTGCCGTTGAAGCTGATGGTATTCGTGATGGCCGACGGCTGGTCGCTGATCGTGCGCACGCTGCTCGACGGGCTCCAGAACGCGGGCTGA
- a CDS encoding thioredoxin family protein → MPGWSSTSPDAHPPDRRAAVRGRARRVAPGAGPLLATALTMFLGGCDLRDEVGRPPRTPTTPTGVGRLLDRPPGPSLPRAGTTGTARTTVALVEGYDAAARRARDDGLRLVLVFKATWCRHSALLVSRTLSDPRIVARAPGAVWAVIDADREPDVCRRFGVTAFPTVITVDEAGVETRRLVGKPSAVELTGLLELPPAHREERIASEADDRSH, encoded by the coding sequence ATGCCCGGCTGGTCCTCGACATCGCCCGACGCACACCCGCCCGACCGCCGCGCCGCGGTCCGGGGACGGGCCCGGCGCGTCGCGCCGGGCGCCGGCCCCTTGCTCGCGACGGCGCTGACGATGTTTCTCGGCGGCTGCGACCTGCGCGACGAAGTCGGCCGGCCCCCGCGAACCCCGACGACCCCGACGGGCGTCGGTCGTCTCCTCGACAGGCCTCCCGGCCCCAGTCTGCCCCGGGCCGGCACCACGGGCACGGCACGGACGACGGTGGCGCTCGTCGAGGGCTACGACGCGGCGGCGCGCCGGGCCCGCGACGACGGGCTCCGGCTGGTGCTCGTCTTCAAGGCGACCTGGTGCCGCCACTCGGCGCTGCTGGTCTCCCGGACCCTCTCCGACCCACGGATCGTGGCCCGCGCCCCGGGGGCGGTGTGGGCGGTGATCGATGCCGACCGCGAGCCGGATGTCTGCCGTCGCTTCGGGGTCACCGCGTTTCCGACGGTCATCACCGTCGACGAAGCGGGGGTCGAAACGCGCCGCCTCGTCGGCAAGCCGTCGGCCGTGGAGCTGACGGGGCTGCTCGAGTTGCCGCCGGCGCACCGGGAAGAGCGGATCGCCAGCGAGGCGGACGACCGTTCGCACTGA
- a CDS encoding flagellar biosynthetic protein FliQ produces the protein MAEIVDLVRDSLWTVLLVGMPLLLVGLLVALCVGVVQTATGIHEPLLALVPRLAAMAAVLMITLPWMVERLVDLVLHAARSPH, from the coding sequence ATGGCCGAGATCGTCGACCTCGTTCGCGACAGCCTGTGGACGGTGCTGCTGGTCGGCATGCCACTGCTGCTGGTCGGCCTCCTCGTCGCGCTATGCGTCGGGGTCGTGCAGACCGCCACCGGAATCCACGAGCCGCTCCTGGCGCTCGTCCCGCGCCTGGCGGCGATGGCCGCGGTGCTGATGATCACCCTCCCCTGGATGGTCGAGCGCCTCGTCGATCTGGTCCTCCACGCCGCGCGGTCCCCCCACTGA
- a CDS encoding HlyD family efflux transporter periplasmic adaptor subunit, with protein sequence MSTVDRHVVEESRQQIRAIIGEIDQLGRTDIAEADFFRGVLDRVVEAMGAVGGLVWLVGDEGRCEPICHAGIPATGLAQSNEAQESHGRLVQSLLTAPHGMLVPARASLAGPDGKAIADNPTDLLVIAAPLDKSGARAGLVEVFHHHNQPEVEQGYLVFVDQVAGVASGYLVRRQVKALDSQQAALVQVDRFSRQVHESLDPVATAFILANEARRIIGCDRVSVLVRRGRRLRLEAVSGQESVERRATAVQAIEALARVVARAREALWHPDPARELPPQIEEALEQSIDESHATSLAIIPLVRPRKTPVVKPGGVDAVAVAKAETVPPADVGAEPIGVLVAEWFTSSTFDGGRKARVEVCAEHGSIALANALDHTGLPLFPVVDLLGRSRVLTTARNLPRTVLAGLAALAAVAALVFIPAELRLEGKGTLEPVRKRDVFAGVDGVVKEIAPGIVHGAEVRQGQLLVTLRNTDLEVALTDVLGRKASSEEQLVSTRRALLEDRRISADERTRMAGRAAQLQREIESLDAQRKLYEGKKRELDVASPIDGQVVTWQVADRLLLRPVEKGQVLLTVADKQGPWELELHLPDDRLGHVNAAAAAVKQAGRELEVDYIIATDPGTRHRGTVKEIHEQAEVRGESGNVALVRVTIDPADHDREELGAGATVTARIACGRRSLGYVWFHDVLAFIQSQVLFRLF encoded by the coding sequence ATGAGTACCGTAGACCGACACGTCGTCGAGGAGTCGCGGCAGCAGATCCGGGCGATCATCGGCGAAATCGACCAGCTCGGGCGGACCGACATCGCCGAGGCCGATTTCTTCCGGGGTGTCCTCGACCGGGTGGTCGAGGCGATGGGGGCCGTCGGCGGGCTGGTGTGGCTCGTCGGCGACGAAGGGCGCTGCGAACCGATCTGCCACGCGGGGATTCCCGCCACCGGCTTGGCCCAGTCGAACGAGGCCCAGGAGTCGCACGGCCGGCTCGTCCAGTCGCTGCTGACCGCACCGCACGGGATGCTCGTTCCGGCCCGGGCCAGCCTCGCGGGCCCCGACGGCAAGGCGATCGCCGACAACCCGACCGACCTGCTGGTGATCGCGGCCCCGCTCGACAAGAGCGGTGCGCGCGCGGGGCTGGTCGAGGTCTTCCACCACCACAACCAGCCGGAGGTCGAGCAGGGCTACCTGGTGTTCGTCGATCAGGTGGCGGGCGTGGCCAGCGGCTATCTCGTCCGCCGCCAGGTCAAGGCCCTCGACAGCCAGCAGGCGGCGCTGGTGCAGGTCGACCGGTTCAGCCGGCAGGTTCACGAGTCGCTCGATCCGGTCGCCACCGCCTTCATCCTCGCCAACGAGGCGAGGCGGATCATCGGCTGCGATCGGGTCAGCGTGTTGGTGCGGCGTGGCCGCCGCCTCCGGCTCGAGGCGGTCAGCGGCCAGGAATCGGTCGAGCGTCGCGCGACCGCGGTCCAGGCGATCGAGGCCCTGGCGCGGGTCGTCGCCCGGGCGCGGGAAGCGCTCTGGCATCCCGATCCGGCGCGTGAGCTGCCGCCACAGATCGAGGAGGCGCTCGAGCAGTCGATCGATGAATCGCACGCCACGAGCCTGGCGATCATCCCGCTGGTCCGGCCGCGCAAGACCCCGGTCGTCAAGCCCGGCGGAGTCGACGCCGTTGCCGTCGCCAAGGCCGAGACCGTGCCCCCGGCCGACGTCGGCGCCGAGCCGATCGGCGTCCTCGTCGCCGAGTGGTTCACTTCGAGCACGTTCGACGGCGGACGCAAGGCGCGGGTCGAGGTGTGCGCCGAGCATGGCAGCATCGCGCTGGCCAACGCGCTGGACCACACCGGGCTGCCGCTGTTTCCGGTCGTCGATCTCCTCGGCCGGTCGCGCGTGCTGACCACCGCCCGCAACCTGCCGCGGACGGTGCTCGCCGGCCTCGCCGCCCTGGCGGCGGTGGCCGCGTTGGTGTTCATCCCGGCCGAACTGCGGCTCGAGGGGAAGGGCACGCTCGAGCCGGTCCGCAAGCGCGACGTCTTCGCCGGGGTCGACGGCGTGGTCAAGGAGATCGCGCCGGGGATCGTCCACGGCGCCGAGGTCCGCCAGGGGCAGCTCCTCGTCACGCTGCGCAACACCGATCTCGAAGTCGCCCTCACCGACGTCCTCGGGCGGAAGGCGTCGAGCGAGGAGCAGCTGGTCTCGACGCGCCGGGCACTGCTCGAGGACAGGCGGATCTCGGCCGACGAGCGGACGCGGATGGCCGGGCGCGCCGCGCAGCTCCAGCGCGAGATCGAGAGCCTCGACGCCCAGCGAAAGCTCTACGAAGGCAAAAAGCGGGAGCTCGACGTCGCCAGCCCGATCGACGGCCAGGTCGTGACGTGGCAGGTCGCCGACCGGCTGCTTCTGCGCCCCGTCGAGAAGGGGCAGGTGCTGCTCACCGTCGCCGACAAGCAGGGGCCGTGGGAGCTCGAGCTCCACCTCCCCGACGACCGGCTCGGCCATGTCAACGCCGCCGCGGCCGCGGTGAAGCAGGCCGGGCGCGAGTTGGAGGTCGACTACATCATCGCCACCGACCCCGGCACCCGGCACCGGGGCACCGTCAAGGAGATCCACGAGCAGGCGGAGGTCCGTGGAGAGAGCGGCAACGTCGCCCTGGTGCGCGTGACGATCGACCCGGCGGACCACGACCGCGAGGAGCTCGGTGCCGGGGCGACGGTGACGGCGCGGATCGCCTGCGGCCGGCGCTCGCTGGGGTACGTCTGGTTCCACGACGTCCTCGCGTTCATCCAGTCGCAAGTCTTGTTTCGGCTTTTCTGA
- a CDS encoding flagellar biosynthetic protein FliO — protein MRPRRRCLGCVPFAIALLALASIAAGDEGPAPAGDPLPAPGRLAPAPIELESDAGALLRDRPRPRAEVSPWGWQLVAFLAALAAAVAVLRGLTVPRHASFPSAAVSLLGTLPLGGQHALRVVRFGRRTLLVGVSPAGCQVLAETDEPLTAPLARPVEGAPLPPAPPAVLAAPAPAPSGSGARGAA, from the coding sequence ATGCGACCCCGCCGACGCTGCCTGGGATGCGTGCCGTTCGCGATCGCCCTCCTCGCGCTGGCGTCAATCGCGGCGGGCGACGAGGGGCCAGCGCCGGCCGGCGATCCCCTGCCCGCGCCCGGGCGCCTCGCCCCGGCACCGATCGAGCTGGAGAGCGATGCCGGCGCCCTGCTTCGCGACCGGCCCCGCCCACGGGCCGAGGTTTCGCCATGGGGCTGGCAGCTGGTGGCGTTCCTGGCCGCGTTGGCCGCGGCGGTCGCCGTGCTGCGCGGGCTCACGGTGCCACGCCACGCGTCGTTTCCCTCCGCTGCGGTCTCCCTCCTCGGGACACTTCCCCTCGGCGGCCAGCATGCTCTCCGGGTCGTGCGTTTCGGGCGCCGGACGCTGCTGGTCGGCGTCTCGCCGGCGGGTTGCCAGGTGCTCGCCGAGACGGACGAGCCGCTCACCGCGCCGCTCGCCCGCCCGGTGGAGGGCGCGCCTCTTCCGCCAGCCCCTCCGGCGGTCCTTGCGGCGCCGGCACCCGCGCCGTCGGGCAGCGGCGCACGGGGTGCGGCATGA
- a CDS encoding tetratricopeptide repeat protein: MLRRPIQFPSAAAVRGIDFRPRCAPALAVVAALVCGGVAPAQQQPTAQMLIGKAVSDDDSSDEVNNAIGRFMASDIDGCKAILERVRSNNPKLPPSGVMMAMLWMNVNRLAEARGELEDTTNKFPADPEPYLMLGDLAFQDRRITESSLLFNKATELTKAFMENPKRKRDFEIRSNAGLAAVAEARRQWETARKHIDAWMALDPDNASARQRLGIVLFQLGETDKALEQFRESKKLDPKSLQPELWMARLYSDAKKRDVARKQIEAAVKAAPKDITVLLGAAEWFLGQNDLEAAKTNADAALALDEKNLGAKLVRGTVARIARDYRGAEEYFNDAHTQSPGNFAAANSLSLVLVESEDRDARQRAVELAEGNVKMTRDNAAIGPAALTTLAWVYYRVGRREEAERIFAQVMQSNQMPTDGGYYLARVLADKGDKDKARQILEQMLASEPFFATRAEAVDLLDKIQAAPK, encoded by the coding sequence ATGCTCCGCCGCCCAATCCAGTTCCCGTCCGCCGCGGCTGTCCGCGGGATCGACTTCCGTCCCCGGTGCGCCCCGGCCCTCGCGGTCGTCGCGGCCCTGGTGTGCGGAGGCGTCGCCCCGGCCCAGCAGCAGCCGACCGCGCAGATGCTCATCGGCAAGGCGGTCTCCGACGACGACAGCTCCGACGAGGTCAACAACGCCATCGGTCGGTTCATGGCCAGCGACATCGATGGCTGCAAGGCGATCCTCGAGCGCGTCAGGTCGAACAATCCCAAGCTGCCGCCGTCGGGGGTGATGATGGCGATGCTGTGGATGAACGTGAATCGGCTCGCCGAAGCGCGCGGCGAGCTCGAGGACACGACGAACAAGTTTCCCGCCGATCCCGAGCCCTACCTGATGCTCGGTGACCTGGCCTTCCAGGACCGGCGGATCACCGAGTCGAGCCTGCTGTTCAACAAGGCCACCGAGCTGACCAAGGCGTTCATGGAGAATCCCAAGCGGAAGCGCGACTTCGAGATCCGCAGCAATGCCGGGCTCGCCGCGGTGGCGGAGGCCCGACGCCAGTGGGAGACGGCCCGCAAGCACATCGATGCCTGGATGGCCCTCGATCCAGACAATGCCAGCGCCCGGCAGCGGCTCGGGATCGTCCTCTTCCAGCTCGGCGAGACCGACAAGGCCCTGGAACAGTTCCGGGAGTCGAAGAAGCTCGACCCGAAGTCGCTGCAGCCCGAGCTGTGGATGGCCCGCCTCTACAGCGACGCCAAGAAGCGCGACGTCGCCCGCAAGCAGATCGAGGCGGCGGTCAAGGCCGCCCCCAAGGACATCACCGTCCTCCTCGGGGCGGCGGAATGGTTCCTCGGCCAGAACGACCTCGAAGCGGCGAAGACCAACGCCGATGCGGCGCTGGCGCTCGACGAGAAGAACCTCGGCGCCAAGCTGGTGCGTGGCACCGTGGCCCGGATCGCTCGTGATTACCGCGGCGCCGAGGAGTATTTCAACGACGCCCACACACAATCACCGGGGAATTTCGCCGCCGCGAATTCGCTGTCGCTGGTGCTCGTCGAGTCGGAGGACCGCGACGCCCGGCAGCGCGCCGTCGAACTCGCCGAGGGCAACGTGAAGATGACCCGCGACAACGCCGCGATCGGTCCCGCGGCGCTGACGACCCTGGCCTGGGTCTACTACCGTGTCGGCCGTCGCGAGGAGGCGGAGCGGATCTTCGCCCAGGTGATGCAGAGCAACCAGATGCCGACCGACGGCGGCTACTACCTGGCCCGCGTCCTGGCCGACAAGGGAGACAAGGACAAGGCCCGGCAGATCCTCGAGCAGATGCTCGCCAGCGAGCCGTTTTTCGCGACCCGTGCCGAGGCGGTCGACCTCCTCGACAAGATCCAGGCGGCGCCGAAGTGA
- a CDS encoding DUF3467 domain-containing protein — MSEEPRVVPQARPVGEPMQVPVDESHIVATYANFCRVTGTPEELIVDFGLNKQVAGTSPETIQLTQRIIVNFFTAKRLAYALGMAVQRYEQAFGMLETDVQKRVVHQQVTKA; from the coding sequence ATGTCCGAAGAGCCGCGCGTCGTCCCCCAGGCCCGTCCTGTCGGTGAGCCGATGCAGGTGCCCGTCGACGAGTCGCACATCGTCGCCACCTATGCCAACTTCTGCCGCGTCACCGGGACGCCGGAGGAACTGATCGTCGACTTCGGCCTCAACAAGCAGGTTGCCGGCACGTCGCCCGAGACGATCCAGCTGACGCAGAGAATCATCGTCAACTTCTTCACCGCCAAGCGTCTGGCCTACGCGCTCGGCATGGCTGTCCAACGGTACGAGCAGGCGTTCGGCATGCTCGAGACCGACGTCCAGAAGCGGGTCGTCCACCAGCAGGTGACGAAGGCCTGA
- a CDS encoding sulfotransferase: MTGAQGTDGPDRLRPAPPAERPFHPYPVWTPRFWHGMPVSVWAGLFAEHRCRVSPSRIPLFLSISTATAFNSAAAALTTLVHGARLRRPPPTPPPVFIIGHWRSGTTLLHELLMLDRRFCCPNTYQCFAPAHFLLTERWMAPVVAWLSPSKRPMDDVAAGPDRPQEDEFALANLGAPSPYRRMAFPVTSPPTPVALDVDTLTPQQRVRWEEAMRAFLAALAVRDPRRAVLKSPPHTARTALLARMFPGARFIHVVRDPFVVFPSTVRLWRSLHHTQGLQVDPGTALEDYVFNAFETMYRAFERDRGALPPGSLHELRYEDLVADPVGRLAEAYECLGLGDFAAVRPALEAEADTMRSYRTNTYRHDPRIVAAVARRWGDFIARYGYRPPEA; encoded by the coding sequence ATGACCGGCGCGCAGGGGACCGACGGCCCGGACCGGCTCCGTCCGGCTCCGCCCGCGGAACGGCCGTTCCACCCCTATCCGGTGTGGACGCCGCGGTTCTGGCACGGGATGCCGGTGTCGGTGTGGGCTGGGCTGTTCGCCGAGCACCGTTGCCGTGTCTCACCGAGCCGGATCCCGTTGTTCCTCAGCATCAGCACCGCGACGGCGTTCAACTCCGCCGCCGCCGCGCTGACGACGCTCGTCCACGGGGCACGGCTGCGGCGCCCCCCGCCGACACCGCCTCCGGTGTTCATCATCGGACATTGGCGGAGCGGAACGACGCTGCTCCACGAGCTGCTGATGCTCGACCGCCGCTTCTGCTGCCCGAACACCTACCAGTGCTTCGCCCCGGCCCACTTCCTCCTCACCGAGCGCTGGATGGCGCCGGTGGTGGCCTGGCTGTCGCCGTCGAAACGGCCGATGGACGACGTCGCCGCCGGTCCCGACCGCCCGCAGGAGGACGAATTCGCCCTCGCCAACCTCGGGGCGCCATCGCCGTACCGGCGGATGGCGTTCCCGGTGACCAGCCCGCCGACCCCGGTCGCGCTCGACGTCGACACGCTCACGCCGCAGCAGCGCGTCCGCTGGGAGGAGGCGATGCGCGCGTTCCTCGCGGCGCTCGCCGTCCGTGACCCCCGCCGCGCCGTTCTCAAGAGCCCGCCCCACACCGCGCGGACGGCGCTCCTCGCGCGGATGTTCCCCGGAGCCCGGTTCATCCACGTGGTCCGTGACCCGTTCGTCGTCTTCCCGTCGACGGTCCGCCTGTGGCGTTCGCTGCACCACACCCAGGGGCTGCAGGTCGATCCGGGGACCGCGCTGGAGGACTACGTGTTCAACGCCTTCGAGACGATGTACCGGGCCTTCGAGCGCGACCGCGGCGCCCTGCCGCCAGGGAGCCTCCACGAACTGCGCTACGAGGATCTCGTGGCCGACCCGGTGGGCCGCCTCGCCGAAGCCTACGAATGCCTCGGGCTTGGCGATTTCGCCGCCGTGCGGCCGGCGCTGGAGGCGGAGGCGGACACGATGCGTTCCTACCGGACGAACACCTACCGCCACGATCCCCGGATCGTCGCCGCGGTCGCGCGCCGGTGGGGCGACTTCATCGCCCGCTACGGCTACCGTCCGCCGGAGGCATGA